In Chloroflexia bacterium SDU3-3, one DNA window encodes the following:
- a CDS encoding NrdH-redoxin: MADLSVTLYGTNWCGDCKRALRVLKEMEWPVNYINIEQDENAAAYVQQVNNGSRSVPTIIFPDGSVLVEPSNAALKGKLETFKS, encoded by the coding sequence ATGGCAGATCTCAGCGTCACCCTCTACGGAACCAACTGGTGCGGCGACTGCAAGCGGGCGCTTCGCGTGCTCAAAGAGATGGAGTGGCCGGTCAACTATATCAATATCGAGCAGGATGAGAACGCGGCGGCCTACGTGCAGCAGGTGAACAACGGCAGCCGCAGCGTGCCCACCATCATCTTCCCCGACGGGTCGGTGCTGGTCGAGCCGTCGAACGCCGCGCTCAAGGGCAAGCTCGAAACCTTTAAGTCGTAG
- a CDS encoding phosphomannomutase/phosphoglucomutase, with the protein MSFAVNPTIFRAYDIRGIVDVDLSEPVYEVLGRASGTYFRRSGRSRIVVGRDARLTSPAYAAAFIQGIRSTGCDVVDLGMVPTPLMYFALAYLGADGGAVISASHNPPNFNGLKLRQSDPVYGGEPLDSAAIQEIGRLANGGEFAQGAGGYEQLDVSDAYVADVVGHFRLPRPVRVVLDGGNGVAGPLGLRTLEAIGCEVVPLYIEPDGRFPNHHPDPLKEENLRDLKAKVLETGAELGIGLDGDGDRLGVVESSGKMIFADRYLIALSKYVLRQHGPAPIVIDTKCSAVLEDAIRDFGGQPVLSGTGYPKQSAKMREVGSPLAGELSGHVLTGVRYHTFDDGTFAGAYLLYGLAQLGESLGQILAAYPERPSLPEERVPCDEESKFAVIDHLRDVYKKSYPVVDIDGVRVDFGDGWGLVRASNTEPVLTTRFEAVTPERVAEIRTLMLDEVEAFRRGGSAAAKL; encoded by the coding sequence ATGAGTTTTGCCGTCAACCCGACGATCTTCCGCGCGTACGATATCCGCGGGATCGTTGATGTCGATCTTTCCGAGCCAGTGTACGAGGTGCTTGGCCGCGCGTCGGGCACCTACTTCCGCCGCAGCGGGCGCAGCCGGATCGTGGTGGGCCGCGATGCCCGCCTGACCTCGCCCGCCTACGCCGCCGCCTTCATCCAGGGCATCCGCTCCACCGGCTGCGATGTGGTCGACCTGGGCATGGTGCCCACGCCGCTGATGTACTTCGCGCTGGCCTACCTGGGCGCGGATGGCGGCGCGGTGATCTCGGCCAGCCACAACCCCCCGAATTTCAACGGCCTGAAGCTGCGCCAGTCCGACCCGGTCTACGGCGGCGAGCCGCTCGACAGCGCGGCCATCCAGGAGATCGGGCGGCTCGCCAACGGCGGCGAGTTCGCCCAGGGCGCTGGCGGCTACGAGCAGCTGGATGTGTCAGACGCCTATGTGGCCGATGTGGTGGGCCACTTCCGCCTGCCGCGCCCGGTGCGCGTGGTGCTGGATGGCGGCAACGGCGTGGCCGGGCCGCTGGGCCTGCGCACGCTGGAGGCGATCGGCTGCGAGGTGGTGCCGCTCTACATCGAGCCGGATGGCCGCTTCCCCAACCACCACCCCGACCCGCTGAAAGAGGAGAACCTGCGCGACCTGAAGGCCAAGGTGCTGGAGACCGGCGCGGAGCTGGGCATCGGCCTAGATGGCGATGGCGACCGCCTGGGCGTGGTGGAGAGCAGCGGCAAGATGATCTTCGCCGACCGCTATCTGATCGCGCTTTCCAAGTATGTGCTGCGCCAGCACGGCCCCGCGCCGATCGTGATCGACACCAAGTGCAGCGCCGTGCTTGAGGACGCCATCCGCGACTTCGGCGGCCAGCCGGTGCTCTCGGGCACGGGCTACCCCAAGCAGTCGGCCAAGATGCGCGAGGTCGGCTCGCCGCTGGCGGGCGAGCTGTCGGGCCACGTGCTCACCGGCGTGCGCTACCACACCTTCGACGACGGCACCTTCGCCGGGGCCTACCTGCTCTACGGCCTGGCGCAGCTGGGCGAGAGCCTGGGCCAGATCCTGGCAGCCTACCCCGAGCGGCCCTCGCTGCCCGAGGAGCGCGTGCCCTGCGACGAGGAGTCCAAGTTCGCCGTGATCGACCACCTGCGCGATGTGTATAAGAAAAGCTACCCGGTGGTGGACATCGACGGCGTTCGCGTGGACTTCGGCGATGGCTGGGGCCTGGTGCGCGCCTCCAACACCGAGCCGGTGCTCACCACCCGCTTCGAGGCGGTGACGCCCGAGCGCGTGGCCGAGATCCGCACGCTGATGCTGGACGAGGTCGAGGCCTTCCGCCGGGGCGGGAGCGCGGCAGCAAAACTATGA
- a CDS encoding alpha/beta hydrolase, with translation MSVMVIDRQVVHYEVFGHGRPVLFLHGWLGSWRYWYPTIEVVSDHFRTYSFDFWGFGDSRRQQQTPESIQNYSNQVIRFIDELGIDRVTLVGHSMGGMVALKTAINHPKRINRVAAVGAPIDGDSLSWLLKLTDRPFFADAFVTVPWLRSTLFRFFLGRTNDPAVHEVIADSLKSSGTTLRRSVSSMWRTDLRPELQRLQVPALIVQGGRDDIVHPNQADLFDDVTSAEVVVMPESRHFPFLDEADVFNDLLLRFLKQEQQRSAPRVKLQQTSVVS, from the coding sequence ATGAGCGTAATGGTAATTGACCGGCAGGTCGTCCACTATGAAGTGTTTGGTCACGGGCGCCCCGTGCTCTTCTTGCATGGCTGGCTGGGAAGCTGGCGCTACTGGTACCCGACTATCGAAGTCGTCTCCGATCATTTCCGCACCTACTCGTTCGACTTCTGGGGCTTTGGCGACTCGCGGCGGCAGCAGCAGACCCCCGAGAGCATCCAGAACTACTCGAACCAGGTGATCCGCTTCATCGACGAGCTGGGCATCGACCGCGTGACCCTGGTGGGCCACTCGATGGGCGGCATGGTGGCGCTGAAGACCGCGATCAACCACCCCAAGCGCATCAACCGCGTGGCCGCCGTGGGCGCGCCTATCGACGGCGACTCGCTCTCGTGGCTGCTGAAGCTGACCGACCGCCCGTTCTTCGCCGACGCCTTTGTGACCGTGCCGTGGCTGCGCAGCACGCTGTTCCGCTTCTTCCTGGGCCGCACCAACGACCCGGCGGTGCACGAGGTGATCGCCGACAGCCTCAAGTCCAGCGGCACCACCCTGCGCCGCTCGGTCAGCTCGATGTGGCGCACCGACCTGCGCCCCGAGCTGCAGCGCCTGCAGGTGCCTGCGCTGATCGTGCAGGGCGGGCGCGACGATATCGTGCACCCCAACCAGGCCGATCTCTTCGACGACGTGACTAGCGCCGAGGTGGTGGTGATGCCCGAGAGCCGCCACTTCCCCTTCCTCGACGAGGCCGACGTGTTTAACGACCTGCTGCTGCGCTTCCTCAAGCAGGAGCAGCAGCGCTCGGCACCCCGCGTCAAGCTGCAGCAGACCAGCGTGGTTTCTTGA
- a CDS encoding ribonuclease J: MAKNRLRMIPLGGVGEVGRNMWVCEYGEEIILLDCGVMFPEAEMLGIDLVLPDISYLREQQHKIKALFLTHGHEDHIGSVPHLIAELGFPPVYGTPLTIGMVTGKLKEHRLLDKVSLNRFTAGDTIKVSETFTVEPFHVAHSIPDTVGFAITTPAGLAIYLTDWKFDHTPVDGRPTDIAKITELGHRKPLVLLTDCVRVESRGYTPSEQTVGEAFDNIFATAPGRIIVATFASNISRVQQAIDSAEAYGRKVVLAGRSMENNSKIAFELGYLHAEPGTVIRPNEANNYPDDQIAVVCTGSQGEPMAALARMANKDYPHVKIKPGDTVVVSATPIPGNEVSVSRVINNLFRLGADVVYGTSNVHVSGHAAQEELKMLLAMLRPEFVVPFHGDYRHLMLYRKMALGMGGLVKDENVIVAENGSIMEFSHEFGKIVSKAPVGYVYVDGTTVGDVGNVVVRDRQLLSRDGILMVVVGIDRSTGELVVGPDVVSRGFVYMRQSDDLIDATKAVVRDALRRATSNNGETEVDAGFINRKVKDVVSEFLLERTKRRPMILPVVMEM, encoded by the coding sequence ATGGCGAAAAACCGATTGCGCATGATCCCTCTCGGCGGTGTCGGTGAGGTGGGGCGCAACATGTGGGTGTGCGAGTACGGCGAGGAGATCATCCTGCTTGACTGTGGCGTGATGTTCCCCGAGGCCGAGATGCTCGGCATCGACCTTGTGCTGCCCGACATCTCCTACCTGCGCGAGCAGCAGCACAAGATCAAGGCGCTGTTCCTGACCCACGGCCACGAGGACCACATCGGCTCGGTGCCGCACCTGATCGCCGAGCTGGGTTTCCCGCCGGTCTACGGCACGCCGCTGACCATCGGCATGGTTACGGGCAAGCTGAAGGAGCACCGCCTGCTGGACAAGGTGTCGCTGAACCGCTTTACGGCGGGCGACACCATCAAGGTGAGCGAGACCTTCACGGTCGAGCCGTTCCATGTGGCCCACTCCATCCCCGACACGGTGGGCTTCGCGATCACCACGCCCGCTGGCCTGGCGATCTACCTGACCGACTGGAAGTTCGACCACACCCCCGTGGATGGCCGACCGACCGATATCGCCAAGATCACCGAGCTGGGCCACCGCAAGCCCCTGGTGCTGCTCACCGACTGCGTGCGCGTCGAGTCGCGCGGCTACACGCCCAGCGAGCAGACCGTGGGCGAGGCCTTCGACAACATCTTTGCCACCGCCCCTGGCCGGATCATCGTGGCCACGTTCGCGTCGAACATCTCGCGCGTGCAACAGGCGATCGACTCCGCCGAGGCCTATGGCCGCAAGGTGGTGCTGGCCGGGCGCAGCATGGAGAACAACAGCAAGATCGCTTTCGAGCTGGGCTATCTGCACGCCGAGCCGGGCACGGTCATCCGCCCCAACGAGGCCAACAACTACCCCGACGACCAGATCGCGGTGGTCTGCACCGGCAGCCAGGGCGAGCCGATGGCCGCGCTGGCCCGCATGGCCAACAAGGACTACCCTCACGTCAAGATCAAACCGGGCGACACCGTGGTGGTCTCGGCTACGCCCATCCCTGGCAATGAGGTTTCGGTCAGCCGCGTGATCAACAATCTGTTCCGCCTGGGCGCGGATGTGGTCTACGGCACATCCAACGTGCACGTCTCCGGCCACGCCGCCCAGGAGGAGCTGAAGATGCTGCTGGCCATGCTCCGCCCCGAGTTTGTGGTACCCTTCCACGGCGACTACCGCCACCTGATGCTCTACCGCAAGATGGCGCTGGGTATGGGCGGCCTGGTGAAGGATGAGAACGTGATCGTGGCCGAGAACGGCTCGATCATGGAGTTCAGCCACGAGTTTGGCAAGATCGTCTCGAAGGCCCCGGTGGGCTATGTGTATGTGGATGGCACCACGGTGGGCGATGTGGGCAACGTGGTGGTGCGCGACCGCCAGCTGCTCTCGCGCGATGGCATCCTGATGGTGGTGGTGGGCATCGACCGCTCCACCGGCGAGCTGGTGGTGGGGCCGGATGTGGTCTCGCGCGGCTTCGTGTACATGCGCCAGTCCGACGACCTGATCGACGCGACCAAGGCGGTGGTGCGCGATGCGCTGCGCCGCGCCACCAGCAACAATGGCGAGACCGAGGTAGACGCCGGGTTCATCAACCGCAAGGTGAAGGATGTGGTGAGCGAGTTCCTGCTTGAGCGCACCAAGCGCCGCCCCATGATCCTGCCGGTGGTGATGGAGATGTAG
- a CDS encoding methionine--tRNA ligase, whose amino-acid sequence MPENIHVSVAWPYANGPFHVGHIAGAYLPADIFARFQRLRGNNVLMVSGSDCHGTPITLKAEQEGIPTQDVIRRYHTSFLQSFVALGISFDLFTQTYTDNHYAVTTDIFLHLQERGYIYKQQMVGSYSETLGRFLPDREVEGTCPHCGFASARGDQCDNCGKLLDPQDLVNPRAKIDGKPISFRDTEHYFLDLAKLEPTLRAWLDSADRSYWRPNTVQFTTNWLHEGLRGRAITRDLEWGVPVPVDEPEFKDKRIYVWFDAVIGYLSASVEWAKRVGRPDAWKEWWVCGADGAAPARAFYFIGKDNIPFHTIIWPAMLLGYGERTLPYDVPANEFLNLEGEKMSTSRNWALWSPDIESRYQPDQIRFYLTAAAPEGRDSNWYWSDFVQRNNAELVANWGNLANRVLNIAHKNFGAVPTPGELAEADKALLADVEAGFQRVTELLDAVKIKQALTEALQISQRVNQYLAETTPWKLVKEDRERAATVLFASLRAIDTLKVLFTPFLPHSSQQLHELLGYSGVIAPLPHTEDAEDKDGGTRQVLTGDYQTGATWAISQLPAGQAIHAPTPLFRKLEEAVVEEELARLRSA is encoded by the coding sequence ATGCCAGAAAACATCCACGTCTCGGTGGCGTGGCCGTACGCCAACGGCCCGTTCCATGTCGGCCATATCGCGGGCGCGTACCTGCCCGCCGATATCTTCGCCCGCTTCCAGCGCCTGCGCGGCAACAACGTGCTCATGGTCTCGGGTTCCGACTGCCACGGCACGCCGATCACGCTCAAGGCCGAGCAGGAGGGCATCCCGACGCAGGATGTGATCCGCCGCTACCATACCTCGTTCCTCCAGTCGTTTGTGGCGCTGGGCATCAGCTTCGACCTGTTCACCCAGACCTACACCGACAACCACTACGCGGTAACGACCGATATCTTCCTGCACCTTCAGGAGCGCGGCTACATCTACAAGCAGCAGATGGTCGGCTCCTACTCGGAGACGCTGGGCCGATTCTTGCCCGACCGCGAGGTGGAGGGCACCTGCCCGCACTGCGGCTTCGCCAGCGCGCGCGGCGACCAGTGCGACAACTGCGGCAAGCTGCTCGACCCGCAGGATCTGGTCAACCCGCGCGCCAAGATCGACGGCAAGCCGATCAGCTTCCGCGACACCGAGCACTACTTCCTGGATCTGGCCAAGCTGGAGCCGACCCTGCGCGCGTGGCTGGACAGCGCCGACCGCAGCTACTGGCGTCCCAACACCGTGCAGTTCACCACCAACTGGCTGCACGAGGGCCTGCGTGGCCGCGCTATCACCCGCGACCTGGAGTGGGGCGTGCCGGTGCCGGTCGACGAGCCGGAGTTCAAGGACAAGCGCATCTACGTGTGGTTCGACGCCGTGATCGGCTACCTCTCGGCCTCGGTCGAGTGGGCTAAGCGCGTGGGCCGCCCCGACGCCTGGAAGGAGTGGTGGGTCTGCGGCGCGGATGGCGCGGCGCCGGCGCGGGCGTTCTACTTTATCGGCAAGGACAACATCCCCTTCCACACCATCATCTGGCCGGCCATGCTGCTGGGCTACGGCGAGCGCACGCTGCCCTACGATGTGCCCGCCAACGAGTTCCTCAACCTGGAGGGCGAGAAGATGAGCACCAGCCGCAACTGGGCGCTCTGGTCGCCCGACATCGAGTCGCGCTACCAGCCCGACCAGATCCGCTTCTACCTGACCGCCGCTGCCCCCGAGGGCCGCGACAGCAACTGGTACTGGTCGGACTTCGTGCAGCGCAACAACGCCGAGCTCGTGGCCAACTGGGGCAATCTGGCCAACCGCGTGCTGAACATCGCCCACAAGAACTTCGGCGCGGTGCCCACCCCCGGCGAGCTGGCCGAGGCCGACAAGGCGCTGCTGGCCGATGTCGAGGCAGGCTTCCAGCGCGTCACCGAGCTGCTCGACGCGGTGAAGATCAAGCAGGCGCTCACCGAGGCCCTGCAGATCTCGCAGCGCGTCAACCAGTATCTGGCCGAGACCACGCCCTGGAAACTGGTGAAAGAGGACCGCGAGCGCGCCGCCACGGTGCTGTTCGCCAGCCTGCGCGCCATCGACACGCTGAAGGTGCTGTTCACGCCGTTCCTGCCCCACTCCAGCCAGCAGCTGCACGAGCTGCTGGGCTACAGCGGGGTGATCGCGCCGCTGCCCCACACCGAGGATGCCGAGGACAAGGATGGCGGCACCCGCCAGGTGCTCACCGGCGACTACCAGACCGGTGCAACCTGGGCGATCAGCCAGCTGCCCGCTGGGCAGGCCATCCACGCGCCCACACCGCTCTTCCGCAAGCTGGAGGAGGCGGTGGTGGAGGAAGAGCTGGCGCGGCTGCGCAGCGCATAG
- a CDS encoding phosphoglucomutase has product MNQRARLQWYRWEGIYTVDVTLAGLAQRVQAVADLLRAQQRSCLVACDTRFMGAQFARYAYQMLDMAGVRVGLCPTPASVAMVELAIERRRFESALMLSAGNRPYWYAGLHALLPAADAEPFAALPAAPDPAPPFPPELSPLPEHAHADLRGPYLELLREVADMDLIRRSTLTVFVDPMNGPASGLFPALLGEGAQTRAVEINREADPLFNRQIPSPAETGFPRLRKLVKESDSHMGVAISADGRALGVTDNSGEVATPLELALLLAQHLARHHRLRGHVVVPFQPDMPAGIAAWESATGLKVEPSGQPAARVAELVAQDRTALLVGVTELGEPTLGRYSGSADAAMAALLLTEMIAVNGGKLRAQLDDLRARIQQP; this is encoded by the coding sequence ATGAACCAGCGCGCGCGATTGCAGTGGTATCGCTGGGAGGGTATCTACACGGTCGATGTGACGCTGGCGGGCCTGGCGCAGCGGGTGCAGGCGGTGGCCGACCTGCTGCGCGCCCAGCAGCGCAGCTGCCTAGTGGCCTGCGATACCCGCTTTATGGGGGCGCAGTTCGCCCGCTACGCCTACCAGATGCTTGATATGGCCGGGGTGCGCGTGGGCCTGTGCCCCACGCCCGCCTCGGTGGCCATGGTCGAGCTGGCCATCGAGCGCCGCCGCTTCGAGAGCGCCCTGATGCTCTCGGCGGGCAACCGCCCCTACTGGTACGCGGGTCTCCACGCCCTGCTGCCCGCCGCCGATGCCGAGCCTTTCGCCGCGCTGCCCGCCGCGCCCGACCCCGCGCCGCCCTTCCCGCCCGAGCTGTCGCCCCTGCCCGAGCATGCCCACGCCGACCTGCGCGGCCCCTACCTGGAGCTGCTGCGCGAGGTGGCCGACATGGACCTGATCCGCCGCTCGACGCTGACCGTGTTTGTCGACCCGATGAACGGCCCGGCCAGCGGCCTGTTCCCCGCGCTGCTGGGCGAGGGCGCGCAGACCCGCGCGGTGGAGATCAACCGCGAGGCCGACCCGCTGTTCAACCGCCAGATCCCATCCCCCGCCGAGACCGGCTTCCCCCGCCTGCGCAAGCTGGTGAAGGAGAGCGACTCGCATATGGGCGTGGCTATATCTGCCGATGGGCGCGCGCTGGGCGTGACCGACAATAGCGGCGAGGTCGCCACGCCGCTGGAGCTGGCGCTGCTGCTGGCCCAGCACCTGGCCCGCCACCACCGCCTGCGCGGCCATGTGGTGGTGCCGTTTCAGCCCGATATGCCCGCTGGGATCGCTGCCTGGGAAAGCGCTACCGGCCTGAAGGTGGAGCCGAGCGGCCAGCCCGCCGCCCGTGTGGCCGAGCTGGTGGCCCAGGATCGCACCGCGCTGCTGGTGGGCGTCACCGAGCTGGGCGAGCCGACCCTGGGCCGCTACAGCGGCTCGGCGGATGCCGCCATGGCCGCCCTGCTGCTCACCGAGATGATCGCCGTGAACGGCGGCAAGCTGCGCGCCCAGCTGGATGACCTGCGCGCCCGCATCCAGCAGCCCTAG
- the rimI gene encoding ribosomal-protein-alanine N-acetyltransferase: protein MVEADIERVQAIERQSFATPWSANTYRSELRNQSTSRYVVARASPTPPPPQRDDTTRKRGILADIVSALFGEPPEPTTSSPHPIVGYGGLWLAIDEGHVTTIAVEPAYRGHGIGELVLNGLIDQAMQLNAEMLTLEVRVSNVVAQQLYLKYGFRAIGTRPRYYTDNNEDALIMSTDPIRTPAYQERLKQLRTALFERLRQEAANAPPVVKQPIPQAPAPAAAPVAPAAAPQPKPQPPAPQSAAPAPAPSTPPAPAQPAPSLPQPPAPAPSTPPAPQPQPEQK from the coding sequence ATGGTAGAGGCCGATATCGAGCGCGTCCAGGCGATCGAGCGCCAGAGCTTTGCGACGCCATGGTCGGCCAACACCTACCGCAGCGAGCTGCGCAACCAGTCCACTAGCCGCTACGTGGTGGCCCGCGCTAGCCCCACCCCGCCCCCGCCCCAGCGCGACGACACCACCCGCAAGCGCGGCATCCTGGCCGATATCGTCTCGGCGCTCTTCGGCGAGCCGCCCGAGCCGACCACATCCAGCCCCCACCCGATCGTGGGCTACGGCGGGCTGTGGCTGGCCATCGACGAGGGCCATGTCACCACCATCGCCGTCGAGCCTGCCTACCGTGGCCACGGCATCGGCGAGCTAGTGCTGAATGGGCTGATCGACCAGGCTATGCAGCTGAACGCCGAGATGCTGACCCTGGAGGTGCGGGTGAGCAACGTAGTGGCCCAGCAGCTCTACCTCAAGTATGGCTTCCGCGCTATCGGCACGCGCCCGCGCTACTACACCGACAACAACGAGGACGCGCTGATCATGTCCACCGACCCGATCCGCACGCCCGCCTACCAGGAGCGCCTCAAGCAGCTGCGCACCGCCCTGTTCGAGCGGCTGCGCCAAGAGGCGGCCAACGCCCCGCCGGTGGTCAAGCAGCCCATACCGCAGGCCCCAGCCCCAGCGGCTGCGCCAGTAGCCCCAGCCGCCGCACCGCAGCCCAAACCCCAGCCGCCTGCGCCCCAGTCAGCTGCGCCCGCCCCAGCGCCGAGCACGCCGCCTGCCCCAGCGCAGCCCGCGCCGAGCCTGCCCCAGCCGCCTGCCCCAGCGCCGAGCACGCCGCCTGCGCCGCAGCCGCAGCCCGAGCAGAAGTAG
- a CDS encoding adenylosuccinate synthase gives MPVVAVIGAQWGDEGKGRVIDMYAERARLVVRYGGGNNAGHTVVNDLGTFKLHLLPSGLFYPHTVNVIGSGVVIDPAVLIKEIEGLRERNISLERLFISDRAHVIMPYHVMQDQMDETMRGDGKIGTTGRGIGPVYADKMSRIGIRMGDLLNEQLLLSRLRQVLEIKNKLLTTFYGAQPLSLHEIYLKYLDYGRKLSEHITDVQPIIHRALDKDVGILLEGAQGVLLDIDYGTYPYVTSSPPGAAGAAQGSGIGPTRFSSVVGVYKAFVSRVGEGPFPSEVQGAEADALRQIGKPWAEVGTTTGRLRRVGWFDAVLARYSAQLNGFDTIAITKLDVLDDLPTVKICTGYRLHDAELDYPPADIVTYGKVEPIYEELPGWRTSTSGARHFDQLPEQAQAYVARICELVGARIGMVGVGQGRDQVIEVNRVL, from the coding sequence ATGCCGGTCGTGGCTGTGATCGGTGCCCAGTGGGGCGACGAGGGGAAGGGTCGCGTCATCGATATGTACGCCGAGCGCGCGCGGCTCGTAGTCCGCTATGGCGGCGGCAATAACGCCGGCCATACGGTGGTGAATGATCTCGGCACATTCAAACTACACCTGCTGCCATCCGGCCTGTTCTACCCCCATACCGTAAATGTGATCGGGTCGGGCGTGGTGATCGATCCGGCGGTGCTGATCAAGGAGATCGAGGGCCTGCGCGAGCGCAATATCAGCCTCGAGCGCCTGTTCATCAGCGACCGCGCCCACGTGATCATGCCCTACCACGTGATGCAGGACCAGATGGATGAGACCATGCGCGGCGATGGCAAGATCGGTACAACTGGGCGTGGTATCGGCCCGGTCTACGCCGACAAGATGTCGCGCATCGGCATCCGCATGGGCGATCTGCTCAACGAGCAGCTGCTGCTCAGCCGGCTGCGCCAGGTGCTGGAGATCAAGAACAAGCTGCTGACCACCTTCTACGGTGCGCAGCCGCTCTCGCTGCACGAGATCTACCTCAAGTACCTCGACTATGGCCGCAAGCTGTCCGAGCATATCACCGATGTGCAGCCGATCATCCACCGTGCGCTGGACAAGGACGTGGGCATCCTGCTGGAGGGCGCGCAGGGCGTGCTGCTCGACATCGACTACGGCACCTACCCCTACGTCACCTCGTCGCCCCCTGGTGCGGCGGGTGCGGCCCAGGGCTCGGGTATCGGCCCGACGCGCTTCTCGTCGGTGGTGGGCGTGTACAAGGCGTTTGTCTCGCGCGTGGGCGAGGGGCCGTTCCCCAGCGAGGTGCAGGGCGCCGAGGCCGACGCGCTGCGCCAGATCGGCAAGCCATGGGCCGAGGTGGGCACCACCACCGGGCGTCTGCGCCGCGTGGGCTGGTTCGACGCGGTGCTGGCGCGCTACTCGGCGCAGCTGAATGGCTTCGATACCATCGCCATCACCAAGCTGGATGTGCTGGATGACCTGCCCACCGTCAAGATCTGCACCGGCTACCGCCTGCACGATGCCGAGCTGGACTACCCGCCCGCCGACATTGTGACCTACGGCAAGGTCGAGCCGATCTACGAGGAGCTGCCGGGCTGGCGCACATCCACCAGCGGCGCGCGCCACTTCGATCAGCTGCCCGAGCAGGCCCAGGCCTACGTGGCCCGGATCTGCGAGCTGGTGGGGGCTAGGATCGGCATGGTGGGCGTGGGCCAGGGCCGCGACCAGGTGATCGAGGTCAACCGCGTGCTGTAG